The proteins below come from a single Streptomyces tubercidicus genomic window:
- a CDS encoding SpoIIE family protein phosphatase — MTGGAGPGPVGDPVGRALLCAMRETGASVGGVYVLAADVPVLQLTVMSGVPAPFLAPWDRVALAAPIPVAVATREQRLVWVGGPQQLARDFPRTAVAVPYDFSLAAAPVGGPTGSRGALLLLWPAGHGHRLSTAEREAMTAACERLAALLAQLPRPDGSDPPEAPRVLTPPPVRTVGPAEAQAAADYLERLPGGCCALDLEGRITLVTKGAVELLGEQAGRLIGARPWEVLTWLRDPAFEDRYRAAVISRRPASFTASRPPHHWLTFRLFPDGRGLSVWITPSDKDYGPVAPEPALGEVMPVRAGQIYHVLHLAAALTEAVGTQDVVALVADQIVPAFGAQGMLMYVAEAGRLRTIGHRGYPAEAVAAFEGVALSAANSPAVHALGTGEPSFFSSPEEIERDYPGLPRLTGKAARAVLPLIVSGRPVGCCILSYTRPRTFSLEERQVLTSLAGLIAQALDRARLYDAKQQLAHDLQAGLLPHGLPPVPGFAVAARYLPSTHGMDIGGDFYDLIRLDEDSVAAVIGDVQGHNAAAAALMGQVRTAVRAYATAGAAPDEVLARTNRLLTDLDPGLFTSCLYVQIDLRTRRARLAGAGHPPPLLRHPDRHTTVLHVPPGLLLGIEPGARYSTTEITLPRQSVLALYTDGLIETPGVDPDRSVADLAARLNDAPPLSPDRLADALLENRHGDPDRRDDVALMLLAALPGGPVTQG; from the coding sequence ATGACCGGCGGGGCCGGGCCCGGCCCGGTGGGCGACCCGGTGGGCCGGGCGCTGCTGTGCGCGATGCGGGAGACCGGGGCGTCCGTCGGCGGGGTCTATGTGCTGGCGGCCGACGTGCCGGTCCTGCAGCTGACCGTCATGAGCGGGGTACCGGCGCCGTTCCTGGCGCCCTGGGACCGCGTCGCGCTGGCAGCGCCCATCCCGGTCGCCGTCGCCACCCGCGAGCAGCGTCTGGTGTGGGTGGGCGGCCCGCAGCAGCTGGCCCGCGACTTTCCGCGTACGGCGGTGGCAGTGCCGTACGACTTCTCGCTGGCGGCGGCCCCGGTCGGCGGCCCGACCGGCAGCCGAGGCGCGCTGCTGCTGTTGTGGCCGGCCGGCCATGGGCACCGGCTGTCGACGGCGGAGCGCGAGGCGATGACGGCCGCGTGTGAGCGCCTGGCGGCGCTGCTGGCACAGCTCCCCCGGCCCGACGGCTCCGACCCGCCCGAGGCACCGCGGGTCCTCACGCCGCCACCGGTGCGGACGGTGGGCCCGGCCGAGGCGCAGGCGGCGGCCGACTACCTGGAGCGGCTGCCCGGCGGCTGCTGCGCCCTCGATCTGGAGGGGCGCATCACCCTGGTCACGAAGGGCGCGGTGGAGCTGCTCGGTGAGCAGGCCGGCCGGCTGATCGGCGCGCGCCCCTGGGAAGTTCTGACATGGCTGCGTGACCCGGCCTTCGAGGACCGCTACCGCGCCGCGGTGATCAGCCGCCGCCCGGCCTCGTTCACCGCCAGCCGGCCGCCGCACCACTGGCTCACCTTCCGGCTGTTCCCGGACGGCCGGGGCCTGAGCGTGTGGATCACCCCGTCGGACAAGGACTACGGCCCGGTGGCGCCCGAACCCGCGCTCGGGGAGGTCATGCCCGTGCGGGCCGGCCAGATCTACCACGTGCTGCATCTCGCGGCCGCCCTCACCGAGGCCGTGGGGACGCAGGATGTGGTCGCTCTCGTCGCCGACCAGATCGTGCCGGCGTTCGGCGCCCAGGGCATGCTCATGTACGTGGCGGAGGCGGGCCGGCTGCGCACCATCGGGCACCGCGGATACCCCGCCGAGGCGGTCGCCGCCTTCGAAGGGGTCGCCCTCAGCGCCGCCAACAGCCCCGCCGTCCACGCCCTCGGCACCGGGGAGCCCAGCTTCTTCAGCTCCCCCGAGGAGATCGAACGCGACTACCCCGGACTGCCGCGGCTGACCGGCAAGGCGGCGCGGGCCGTACTGCCGCTGATCGTGTCCGGCCGCCCGGTCGGCTGCTGCATCCTGTCGTACACCCGCCCGCGCACCTTCAGCCTGGAGGAACGCCAGGTGCTGACCTCACTGGCCGGGCTGATCGCCCAGGCGCTGGACCGGGCCCGGCTGTACGACGCCAAGCAGCAGCTGGCGCACGATCTGCAGGCGGGCCTGTTGCCGCACGGGCTGCCCCCGGTACCGGGGTTCGCCGTCGCCGCCCGCTACCTGCCGTCGACCCATGGGATGGACATCGGCGGCGATTTCTACGATCTGATCCGCCTCGACGAGGACAGCGTCGCCGCCGTCATCGGTGACGTCCAGGGCCACAACGCGGCCGCCGCCGCCCTCATGGGGCAGGTACGCACCGCCGTCCGCGCCTACGCCACCGCCGGGGCCGCGCCGGACGAGGTGCTGGCCCGTACGAACCGGCTGCTGACGGATCTGGACCCGGGCCTGTTCACCAGCTGTCTGTACGTCCAGATCGACCTGCGTACCCGCCGGGCGCGGCTGGCCGGCGCCGGCCATCCACCGCCGCTGCTCCGCCACCCTGACCGGCACACCACGGTGCTGCACGTCCCCCCGGGGCTGCTGCTGGGCATCGAGCCCGGCGCCCGGTACTCCACCACGGAGATCACCCTGCCGCGGCAGTCCGTCCTGGCGCTCTACACCGACGGCCTGATCGAGACACCGGGCGTCGATCCGGACCGCTCGGTAGCCGACCTCGCCGCACGCCTCAACGACGCCCCGCCACTGAGCCCGGACCGCCTCGCCGACGCCCTCCTGGAGAACCGGCACGGGGACCCCGACCGGCGGGACGATGTGGCACTCATGCTGCTGGCGGCGCTGCCGGGCGGGCCGGTTACGCAGGGGTGA
- a CDS encoding gas vesicle protein has protein sequence MAAGEQDETEQVRRPSSKKTAKKTTKKTVKKTAERAGSVQAGRRESDTEPQDEPPRAGRRVSAPRAMRYAAEQLKELLGRAPESVSAVQPTEDGWQADVEVLELERVPGTTSVMATYRVMLDKEGELVAYERTRRYTRGQIDRR, from the coding sequence ATGGCCGCAGGCGAACAGGACGAGACCGAACAAGTCCGGCGTCCGTCCAGTAAGAAGACCGCCAAGAAGACCACGAAGAAAACCGTCAAAAAGACCGCCGAACGAGCCGGCAGCGTCCAGGCCGGACGCCGTGAGAGCGACACCGAACCGCAGGACGAACCGCCGCGCGCGGGCCGCCGGGTTTCGGCGCCACGCGCCATGCGGTACGCGGCGGAGCAGCTCAAGGAGCTGCTGGGGCGGGCCCCCGAGTCCGTCTCCGCGGTGCAGCCGACGGAGGACGGCTGGCAGGCGGACGTGGAAGTCCTGGAGCTGGAACGCGTCCCCGGGACCACCAGCGTGATGGCGACCTACCGGGTGATGCTGGACAAGGAAGGCGAACTGGTCGCGTACGAGCGCACCCGCCGCTACACCCGGGGCCAGATCGACCGTCGTTAG
- a CDS encoding gas vesicle structural protein GvpA, with translation MSVVPQSGGTVATGGGGGSGSLYDILDLILDRGLVIDVFVRVSLVGIEILKIDARIVVASVDTYLRFAEACNRLDLEEGRKAPSQLTDIVGEVTEGGSHGKAKGALSGAAEAVTDALKGGGDDEEHESRHKEPAEQRERPARRPARRRKE, from the coding sequence GTGAGTGTGGTGCCGCAAAGCGGAGGAACCGTTGCCACAGGTGGCGGCGGAGGCTCCGGAAGCCTCTACGACATCCTCGACCTGATTCTGGACCGCGGGCTGGTCATCGACGTCTTTGTGCGGGTCTCGTTGGTGGGCATCGAAATCCTCAAGATCGACGCCCGGATCGTCGTCGCCAGCGTCGACACCTACCTGCGCTTCGCCGAGGCATGCAACCGCCTCGACCTGGAAGAGGGACGCAAGGCACCCTCCCAGCTCACCGACATCGTCGGTGAGGTGACCGAGGGCGGCTCGCACGGCAAGGCCAAGGGCGCGCTGTCCGGGGCCGCGGAAGCGGTGACCGACGCGCTCAAGGGCGGCGGGGACGACGAGGAGCACGAGTCGAGGCACAAGGAGCCCGCCGAGCAGCGCGAGCGGCCCGCTCGCCGGCCGGCCCGGCGCCGAAAGGAGTGA
- a CDS encoding GvpL/GvpF family gas vesicle protein → MSVYVYSILAASHPQDLAGLDGVGNPPSELRTVQSKRLSAVVSDAPEELRPKRRDLAAHQAVQERLMAGGTVLPLQFGFTTTDDEAVRAVLKEREDEFTERLEALADCAEYHLKAAEDEDALLRQILTESDQARELNEQIRSGNASPELPLALGELVSQEVQARQEQLAAGVLDALRGFAREESISAPTGNDFLSVSFLVEQDNEKSFLGAQRDLAKELGEDFDLRLLGPLPAYSFV, encoded by the coding sequence ATGTCGGTCTACGTCTACTCCATTCTCGCGGCCAGCCATCCGCAGGACCTGGCGGGCCTCGACGGGGTGGGGAACCCACCGTCCGAGCTCCGCACGGTGCAGAGCAAGCGCCTTTCCGCCGTCGTCAGCGACGCCCCGGAGGAGCTGCGGCCCAAGCGCCGTGACCTCGCCGCGCATCAGGCCGTCCAGGAACGGCTGATGGCCGGCGGCACGGTCCTGCCCTTGCAGTTCGGCTTCACGACCACGGACGACGAGGCCGTACGGGCCGTCCTGAAGGAGCGGGAGGACGAATTCACCGAGCGGCTGGAGGCGTTGGCGGACTGCGCCGAATACCACCTGAAGGCCGCCGAGGACGAGGACGCGCTGCTGCGGCAGATCCTCACCGAGTCGGATCAGGCACGCGAGCTCAACGAGCAGATCCGCAGCGGCAACGCCTCCCCCGAACTTCCGCTCGCCCTCGGTGAACTGGTCTCCCAGGAAGTGCAGGCACGGCAGGAGCAGCTGGCTGCCGGAGTCCTCGACGCGCTGCGCGGATTCGCGCGGGAGGAGAGCATCTCGGCGCCGACCGGCAACGACTTCCTGAGCGTGTCCTTCCTGGTGGAACAGGACAACGAGAAGAGCTTCCTCGGTGCGCAGCGGGATCTCGCCAAGGAGCTGGGGGAGGACTTCGACCTCCGGCTGCTCGGACCGCTGCCCGCCTACAGTTTCGTCTAG
- a CDS encoding gas vesicle protein GvpG: MGLLSQLATLPLAPVRGVAWVMQRTLDAAEQEYYDPEPVERELAELERALLAGEISEEVFDRREDELLDRLDEIRAHAQGTDI; encoded by the coding sequence ATGGGCCTGTTGAGCCAACTCGCCACCCTTCCGCTGGCACCGGTGCGCGGCGTGGCCTGGGTCATGCAACGCACCCTCGATGCCGCGGAGCAGGAGTACTACGACCCCGAACCCGTCGAGCGGGAACTCGCCGAGCTGGAACGCGCGCTGCTGGCGGGAGAGATCTCCGAGGAGGTCTTCGACCGGCGCGAGGACGAACTGCTGGACCGGCTCGACGAGATCAGGGCGCATGCCCAGGGCACCGACATCTGA
- a CDS encoding gas vesicle protein, translated as MSEPVARRMGDYPSRAGPPGGQGSSANLADILERVLDKGIVIAGDIQINLLDIELLTIKLRLLVASVDKAKEMGIDWWEHDPSLSSHASDGYRSLADENKRLRAEIRAMREADELPVAEDEDEDEDEAEDDYEYEEEAEDEAEPEVGERRPAARRSTRGTRAKRDRPGSRGNQPGSRPKKKRDES; from the coding sequence GTGAGCGAACCCGTCGCCAGGAGGATGGGCGACTATCCGTCCCGGGCCGGCCCGCCTGGCGGGCAGGGCTCGTCGGCCAACCTTGCCGACATCTTGGAGCGGGTCCTGGACAAGGGCATCGTGATCGCCGGTGACATCCAGATCAACCTGCTGGACATCGAACTGCTCACCATCAAACTGCGGTTGCTGGTCGCCTCGGTGGACAAGGCGAAGGAGATGGGCATCGACTGGTGGGAGCACGACCCCTCGCTCTCCTCCCACGCCTCCGACGGCTACCGCTCGCTCGCCGACGAGAACAAGCGGCTGCGCGCCGAGATCAGGGCCATGCGCGAAGCCGACGAACTGCCGGTGGCCGAGGACGAAGACGAGGACGAAGACGAGGCCGAGGACGACTACGAGTACGAGGAGGAAGCGGAGGACGAAGCCGAACCCGAAGTGGGCGAGCGCCGTCCTGCCGCCCGCCGCTCCACCCGTGGTACCCGCGCCAAACGGGACCGGCCCGGCTCCCGTGGCAACCAGCCCGGCTCGCGTCCCAAGAAGAAGCGGGACGAATCATGA
- a CDS encoding GvpL/GvpF family gas vesicle protein: MTEVISYAYAIARDTDGSLAGALSGLPGVAEAPVHLVRAGDRGEVVVAVSPVPEQDFQEAALRANLEDLEWLESVARAHHRVIEALAARTTVLPLRLATVYLDDERVREMLDTRKAAFAERLAVLAAHTEWGVKIYVESPAPTDRPAAPPADADLSPGRAYLSHRKAQRHAREDAYRDAEEVARRVETAARGHAVDRVQHRVQQGELARGPGENVVNDAYLVPLRHAESFRADVSRAAEGLSGVRVEVTGPWAPYSFATPPETEPVTGAAP; encoded by the coding sequence ATGACCGAGGTCATCAGCTATGCGTACGCGATCGCGCGGGACACCGACGGATCGCTCGCGGGGGCGCTGTCCGGACTGCCGGGGGTCGCGGAGGCACCGGTGCACCTGGTACGCGCCGGGGACCGCGGCGAGGTGGTGGTCGCCGTGAGCCCGGTCCCCGAACAGGACTTCCAGGAAGCCGCGCTGCGCGCGAACTTGGAGGATCTGGAGTGGCTGGAGTCGGTGGCCCGCGCCCATCACCGGGTGATCGAGGCGCTGGCCGCCCGCACCACCGTCCTGCCGCTCCGGCTGGCGACGGTGTACCTCGACGACGAGCGGGTGCGCGAGATGCTCGACACCCGCAAGGCGGCGTTCGCCGAGCGGCTGGCCGTGCTCGCCGCGCACACGGAGTGGGGCGTCAAGATCTACGTCGAGTCGCCCGCGCCCACCGACCGGCCGGCCGCGCCGCCCGCGGACGCGGATCTCAGCCCCGGACGGGCCTACCTCAGCCACCGCAAGGCACAGCGGCACGCCCGGGAGGACGCCTACCGCGATGCCGAAGAGGTCGCCCGGCGCGTCGAGACCGCCGCCCGCGGCCATGCGGTCGACCGGGTCCAGCACCGGGTGCAGCAGGGCGAACTCGCCCGCGGGCCGGGGGAGAACGTCGTCAACGACGCCTATCTCGTACCGCTGCGGCACGCCGAGAGCTTCCGCGCCGACGTCAGCCGGGCCGCCGAGGGACTGTCCGGGGTGCGGGTGGAGGTCACCGGGCCATGGGCCCCGTACTCCTTCGCCACGCCGCCGGAGACCGAACCGGTGACGGGAGCCGCGCCATGA
- a CDS encoding gas vesicle protein: MRPAAGPPPATTVEPLPDRQIALIDLLDRLLSGGVVLTGDVVLSIADIDLVRISLRALIVSISEKNPSPWSALTSPVRDDHDG, translated from the coding sequence ATGAGGCCGGCGGCCGGGCCGCCCCCGGCGACGACGGTCGAACCGCTGCCGGACCGGCAGATCGCGCTGATCGATCTGCTGGACCGGCTGCTCAGCGGCGGCGTCGTCCTGACCGGCGATGTCGTGCTGTCCATCGCCGATATCGACCTCGTCCGCATCTCACTGCGCGCGCTGATCGTCTCCATCAGCGAAAAGAACCCCTCCCCGTGGTCCGCCCTCACCTCCCCGGTACGGGACGACCATGACGGCTGA
- a CDS encoding gas vesicle protein K gives MTADDRRPGNRFDDVADAADRAFRLLPAAPQDIPPPGGQAARHPAHRISADPDTVERDLIKLVLTLVELLRQLMERQALQRVDAGDLTEEQEERLGATLMILHDRMVELCARYELTMQDLNLDLGPLGTLLPPAEEP, from the coding sequence ATGACGGCTGACGACCGCCGGCCCGGCAACCGCTTCGACGATGTCGCCGACGCGGCCGACCGGGCCTTCCGTCTGCTGCCCGCCGCACCGCAGGACATCCCGCCCCCGGGCGGCCAGGCGGCCCGGCATCCGGCGCACCGGATCAGCGCCGACCCCGACACCGTGGAGCGGGACCTGATCAAGCTCGTCCTCACGCTGGTCGAGCTGCTGCGCCAGCTCATGGAACGCCAGGCGCTGCAACGGGTCGACGCCGGAGACCTCACCGAGGAACAGGAGGAACGGCTGGGGGCGACGCTGATGATTCTGCACGACCGCATGGTGGAACTCTGCGCCCGCTATGAACTGACGATGCAAGACCTCAATTTGGATCTCGGGCCGCTCGGGACCTTGCTGCCACCCGCCGAAGAACCCTGA
- a CDS encoding CsbD family protein codes for MNIAKKTRNIGHIVEGKAKERTGRALGNKSLQRRGRAEQAMGKMKQAVEKGRESFKH; via the coding sequence ATGAACATCGCGAAAAAGACCAGGAACATCGGCCATATCGTCGAGGGAAAGGCCAAGGAAAGGACCGGGAGGGCCCTCGGAAACAAGAGCCTGCAAAGGCGGGGCAGGGCCGAACAGGCCATGGGGAAAATGAAGCAGGCGGTGGAAAAGGGCCGGGAAAGCTTCAAGCACTGA
- a CDS encoding SDR family NAD(P)-dependent oxidoreductase, which yields MRLLPAAPPIKGLTAVVTGGSRGLGLLMARQLLRRGCDVVLLARDEAELGRAVGKLRQWGGGTVRAVVCDVRDRAAVRDCLAEIAREHNGLDIAIANAGIIQVGPADALGSDGFEEAMDSVFNGALNTALAALPHLRKSPAGGRLALVGSVGGLLAVPHLLPYSCAKSAVASLAEGLHAEEAPYGVTVTAVHPGLMRTGSHVHARFGGDRRREYAWFSALAGAPVLSMNAERAAERIVTALQRRRPRIVLTPAARLGATAHGLAPVTTTRLVSAVARVLPRNGARGTVDGSTVAAGERPPARLLRGVLGALNERAANRFNQR from the coding sequence ATGCGTCTGCTTCCGGCCGCTCCTCCGATCAAAGGGCTCACCGCCGTCGTCACCGGCGGCTCGCGGGGGCTCGGGCTGCTCATGGCCCGCCAGTTGCTGCGGCGCGGCTGTGATGTCGTGCTGCTGGCCAGGGACGAGGCCGAACTCGGCCGGGCCGTCGGGAAGCTGCGTCAGTGGGGCGGCGGGACGGTGCGTGCCGTGGTGTGTGATGTGCGGGACCGCGCCGCGGTGCGGGACTGCCTCGCGGAGATCGCCAGGGAACACAACGGGCTGGATATCGCGATCGCCAACGCGGGCATCATCCAGGTCGGGCCCGCCGACGCGCTGGGCTCGGACGGTTTCGAGGAGGCGATGGACTCCGTCTTCAACGGGGCCCTGAACACCGCGCTCGCCGCCCTCCCCCACCTGCGGAAGAGCCCGGCCGGCGGGCGGCTGGCCCTGGTCGGGTCCGTCGGCGGCCTGTTGGCGGTGCCGCATCTGCTGCCGTACTCCTGCGCCAAGTCCGCGGTGGCGTCGCTGGCCGAGGGGCTGCATGCGGAGGAGGCCCCGTACGGCGTCACGGTGACCGCGGTCCACCCGGGCCTGATGCGCACCGGGTCGCATGTGCACGCCCGCTTCGGCGGGGACCGGCGCCGGGAGTACGCCTGGTTCTCGGCGCTGGCCGGGGCGCCGGTGCTGTCCATGAACGCCGAGCGGGCGGCGGAGCGCATCGTGACCGCGCTCCAGCGGCGGCGGCCCCGTATCGTGCTGACGCCTGCGGCCAGGCTCGGCGCCACGGCGCACGGGCTGGCCCCGGTGACCACCACCCGGCTGGTGTCGGCGGTCGCCCGGGTGCTGCCCCGCAACGGCGCGCGCGGCACCGTCGACGGCTCAACGGTCGCCGCCGGGGAACGGCCACCGGCCCGGCTGCTGCGCGGAGTTCTCGGCGCCCTCAACGAACGGGCGGCCAACCGCTTCAACCAGCGGTGA
- a CDS encoding Rieske (2Fe-2S) protein, translating into MSTALVKSLDALGRWEQLDAVTGAVQRVVRGLPLGRFRDVLHGLPIGHPLHPALVQVPMGAWASAAVLDTVPGTGRSARLLVGVGVLSAVPAAWAGWVDWAEQHEDQMRTGLVHAVSMALAIGLYARSWVHRGRGGTVRGKLLGFAGLSVAGAGGMLGGHLAFRQGAGPNKTEPVPRLLEEGWHPVGRVEDFPVGEAVRRELGEVPLLVVRQVGGEIHVLAGRCSHQSGPLTDGTLADGCVTCPWHGSVFRLADGANIAGPATAPQPSFRVRVEGDGSVYVRLPGAG; encoded by the coding sequence ATGAGTACCGCACTCGTCAAATCCCTTGACGCACTGGGCCGTTGGGAGCAGCTGGATGCCGTGACCGGGGCGGTGCAGCGGGTGGTGCGCGGCCTGCCTCTGGGGCGCTTCCGCGATGTGCTGCACGGTCTGCCGATCGGCCATCCGCTGCATCCGGCGCTGGTGCAGGTGCCGATGGGCGCATGGGCCTCGGCCGCGGTGCTGGACACCGTCCCGGGTACCGGGCGCAGCGCCCGCCTCCTGGTGGGGGTCGGCGTCCTGTCGGCCGTGCCCGCCGCGTGGGCCGGCTGGGTGGACTGGGCCGAGCAGCACGAGGACCAGATGCGGACCGGTCTGGTGCATGCGGTGTCGATGGCCCTGGCCATCGGCCTGTACGCGCGCTCCTGGGTGCATCGTGGCCGCGGCGGCACCGTGCGCGGCAAGCTGCTGGGCTTCGCCGGCCTGTCCGTGGCCGGTGCGGGCGGCATGCTCGGCGGGCACCTCGCCTTCCGGCAGGGCGCGGGCCCCAACAAGACGGAGCCGGTGCCCCGTTTGCTGGAGGAGGGCTGGCACCCCGTGGGCCGGGTGGAGGACTTCCCGGTCGGTGAGGCCGTACGCCGGGAGCTCGGTGAGGTGCCGCTGCTGGTGGTCCGTCAGGTGGGTGGCGAGATCCATGTGCTGGCCGGGCGGTGCAGCCATCAGTCCGGGCCGCTGACGGACGGCACCCTCGCCGACGGCTGTGTGACCTGCCCCTGGCACGGCAGCGTCTTCCGGCTGGCGGACGGTGCGAATATCGCCGGCCCGGCGACCGCTCCGCAGCCTTCCTTCCGGGTGAGGGTGGAGGGCGATGGCTCCGTTTACGTGCGGTTGCCGGGCGCGGGCTGA
- a CDS encoding histone protein, translating to MNNGTKVLLAAALAGGYVLGRTKKGRFALTVASYVAGRQIGLEPRQLVAQGIRKLSEMPQVAELRDQLRGEVLEAGKQALTTTANRRLETLADTLHDRTVSLGLGPEEEEEGEEEEGESEYDEEEEPAEEEEEEPEEEEEPEKEPEERPRRRTPRADAQKKQGGQRPPAKKTAAKKTAAKKTAVQKTAKKAPAKKAAPAKKTAAKKTAAKKTAGKTAAEKTAAGKTTSAKKTAGKSAAKKAPAKKAPAKKTAAQKKAAPAKKAAKKTASRVERRR from the coding sequence ATGAACAACGGAACCAAGGTCCTGCTGGCCGCCGCCTTGGCCGGCGGCTATGTGCTGGGCCGCACGAAGAAGGGCCGGTTCGCGCTCACGGTGGCGTCCTATGTCGCCGGGCGTCAAATCGGGCTCGAACCACGCCAGCTCGTGGCCCAGGGAATACGCAAACTCAGCGAGATGCCGCAGGTCGCAGAGCTGCGTGACCAGCTGCGCGGCGAAGTGCTGGAGGCCGGCAAGCAGGCCCTGACGACCACCGCCAACCGCCGTCTGGAGACGCTGGCCGACACCCTCCACGACCGCACCGTGTCGCTCGGACTCGGTCCGGAAGAGGAAGAAGAAGGGGAGGAAGAAGAGGGGGAATCCGAGTACGACGAGGAGGAAGAGCCGGCGGAGGAAGAGGAGGAGGAGCCCGAGGAGGAAGAGGAGCCCGAGAAGGAGCCCGAGGAGCGGCCCCGTCGGCGTACGCCACGAGCCGATGCGCAAAAGAAGCAGGGTGGGCAGCGGCCGCCCGCCAAGAAGACCGCGGCAAAGAAGACGGCGGCGAAGAAGACCGCAGTGCAGAAGACAGCCAAGAAGGCACCCGCCAAGAAGGCTGCCCCGGCCAAGAAGACAGCAGCGAAGAAAACCGCCGCGAAGAAGACCGCGGGAAAGACGGCCGCGGAAAAGACGGCCGCAGGAAAGACGACCTCGGCCAAGAAGACGGCGGGCAAGTCCGCCGCCAAGAAGGCTCCTGCGAAGAAGGCTCCTGCCAAGAAGACCGCCGCACAGAAGAAGGCAGCTCCCGCGAAGAAGGCTGCCAAAAAGACCGCATCGCGTGTCGAGCGCCGGAGGTAA
- a CDS encoding alpha/beta hydrolase, producing MVALFCAFLGTPAAVAVDDPKLTPFYQQTLSWEPCGEDLQNGAQSDGATQPPGFRERLECARMEVPRDYANPTGSTMQVQLIRLKATGPGKHLGSLVINPGGPGASGVNYLIDSGSAFARLGQRYDIVSFDPRGTGHTEPISCGSKITTGGDDSLAAKEKRINEGCGRYSGGLLRWVGTPDVARDMDVLRAAVHNDKLNYLGFSYGSKLGAVYAHEFPDKVGRMVLDSVEDPTKNTWQTALAQARGFQRALDDFAADCLQGAGCPLGTDKSGAQEQLRKWYQQLSERPMKVKGETVDETTYVYALREALYSRSDWPALRQALVQLRRGDAAGILRLSESGGGSAARTVPAPQVGRDELPPQDQLALRAISCRDTSERYDADDYPRAERELNRASPLFGPDIAPLLLDCYGWPVAGDDSSRDVAAPDAPPLLLVATSNDPATPYEGAFNMARMLDNSSVVLTFHGEGHAAYTTGDLCIQRYVDNFLLNGVLPKARTSCG from the coding sequence GTGGTGGCGCTGTTCTGTGCTTTCCTGGGAACTCCGGCCGCGGTGGCCGTCGATGACCCGAAGCTGACGCCGTTCTACCAGCAGACGCTGTCCTGGGAGCCCTGTGGCGAGGACCTGCAGAACGGCGCGCAGAGCGACGGGGCCACCCAGCCGCCCGGCTTCCGCGAGCGGCTGGAGTGTGCCCGGATGGAGGTGCCGCGGGACTACGCCAACCCCACCGGGAGCACCATGCAGGTCCAGCTGATCCGGCTGAAGGCGACCGGGCCCGGTAAGCACCTCGGCTCACTGGTGATCAACCCCGGTGGGCCCGGTGCTTCCGGCGTCAACTATCTGATCGACAGCGGGAGCGCCTTCGCCCGCCTGGGGCAGCGCTACGACATCGTCAGCTTCGATCCGCGCGGCACCGGCCACACCGAACCCATCTCCTGCGGCAGCAAAATCACCACGGGCGGCGACGACAGCCTCGCCGCGAAGGAGAAGCGCATCAACGAGGGCTGTGGCCGGTACTCCGGCGGGCTGCTGCGCTGGGTCGGCACCCCCGATGTCGCCCGGGACATGGACGTACTGCGCGCCGCCGTCCACAACGACAAGCTCAACTACCTGGGTTTCTCCTACGGCAGCAAGCTGGGCGCGGTCTACGCCCATGAATTCCCCGACAAGGTCGGCCGAATGGTCCTGGACAGCGTCGAGGACCCGACCAAGAACACCTGGCAGACCGCACTGGCCCAGGCCCGGGGCTTCCAGCGGGCACTGGACGACTTCGCCGCCGACTGCCTCCAGGGTGCGGGCTGCCCACTGGGCACCGACAAGAGCGGAGCGCAGGAGCAACTGCGCAAGTGGTACCAGCAGTTGAGTGAACGGCCGATGAAGGTGAAGGGGGAGACGGTGGATGAGACCACCTATGTGTATGCCTTGCGTGAGGCCCTGTACAGCAGAAGCGACTGGCCGGCGCTGCGCCAGGCGCTGGTGCAGCTGCGGCGGGGCGACGCCGCCGGGATCCTCCGCCTGAGCGAGAGCGGTGGCGGCAGCGCCGCCCGTACGGTCCCGGCACCGCAGGTGGGCCGGGACGAGCTACCGCCGCAGGACCAGCTGGCCCTGCGGGCGATCTCCTGCCGGGACACCTCGGAACGCTATGACGCCGATGACTACCCCCGGGCCGAGCGCGAACTCAACCGGGCCTCCCCGCTGTTCGGCCCGGACATCGCCCCGCTCCTGCTGGACTGCTACGGCTGGCCGGTAGCGGGCGACGACTCCTCCCGGGATGTCGCGGCGCCCGATGCCCCGCCGCTGCTGCTCGTCGCCACCAGTAACGACCCGGCGACGCCGTACGAGGGTGCGTTCAACATGGCCCGCATGCTGGACAATTCCAGCGTCGTACTGACCTTCCACGGTGAGGGGCACGCCGCCTACACCACCGGAGATCTCTGCATACAGCGCTATGTCGACAACTTCCTGCTGAACGGGGTCTTGCCGAAGGCCCGTACGTCCTGCGGCTGA